Proteins co-encoded in one Stomoxys calcitrans chromosome 5, idStoCalc2.1, whole genome shotgun sequence genomic window:
- the LOC106082602 gene encoding protein pangolin, isoforms A/H/I/S, producing MPHTSHARHTSSSGDDLGSTDEVKVFKDEGDREDEKISSENLLEEKSSLIDLTESEEKSGKISTRSGQSPVFNKIEPHASPYSMGYLVSPYPYSNGSTGGLPATMANKIGLPCFFGHNGEHLTTPPPAHCGIPPYQLDAKSINLSRQAIYPFPSSQYPYPMISPDMSQVATWHTPSVYSAASSFRNPYPTSLPINSTLSSDFSFRFSPNLLPSVHTSQHHMLNAHSTASASGSKQDGNNDTAGTHRFLKNMESRNVRMQNHETCKDSAIEKKKPHIKKPLNAFMLYMKEMRAKVVAECTLKESAAINQILGRRWHELSREEQSKYYEKARQERQLHMELYPGWSARDNYGYVSKKKKRKKDRSPADSGGNNMKKCRARFGLDQQNQWCKPCKRKKKCIRYMESIGIGCDSVKEEHLNDLDDTDGQRSDDDDVDHENIGSCDSGDDNKVYDDDNESLSHSLSSPSGFSNFQSPPTSLASPAIVHHVNDSINTGFNDHNHNHPDLNILQSQSVQIQHQHKLQQHFQPSISMSSLCPTPHLAYETGGLVGNNPNSISNIVSTINASPTPSSTTVSAYGSKCLPSASTSSSLPASLSDRMMRSLLSSSPAMLLGNRLSHLAMGLAMNNNNNIIGNGIHGTNSSISTDKLFNSLDTSCAKKEELNTAPATEFKTIYNRSSSAANMNQLEDTEKVLSSSVTDTISSQKSLSTSKSCSLPAISLTESTNPMNIKINSNSNIPFQRSPIGANPRDINNPLSINQLTKRPHDENSTTNSDDINSCASNMRDSKVVSGDMSFIRSHHAQQMHTAIPLPPPTQSAIYNNSQHFQQKFIRHSVTPIPATTTSSSPVVTQTSEKSNSIKSGGSQKLSTDTSNESGAINVT from the coding sequence ATGCCCCACACAAGTCACGCGCGCCATACGAGTTCTTCTGGTGACGATTTAGGAAGCACAGATGAGGTTAAAGTGTTCAAAGACGAGGGAGATCGCGAGGATGAAAAGATTTCTTCGGAGAACTTATTAGAGGAAAAATCTAGCTTGATTGATCTAACTGAAAGTGAGGAAAAAAGTGGTAAAATATCAACTCGATCTGGCCAGAGCCCCGTCTTCAACAAAATTGAGCCTCATGCATCTCCTTATAGTATGGGTTACCTGGTATCGCCATATCCTTATTCAAACGGTTCCACAGGAGGATTACCTGcaactatggcaaataaaaTAGGGTTGCCTTGCTTTTTCGGTCACAATGGAGAACATCTTACAACACCTCCTCCTGCACATTGTGGTATACCTCCTTATCAATTGGATGCTAAATCTATTAACTTGAGTAGACAGGCAATTTACCCATTTCCTTCCAGCCAATATCCATACCCTATGATAAGTCCTGATATGTCCCAAGTTGCAACTTGGCATACACCTTCCGTATATTCAGCGGCATCAAGTTTCAGAAATCCTTACCCTACATCCCTTCCTATCAATTCAACGTTATCAAGTGATTTCTCCTTTCGATTTTCTCCAAACCTTCTACCTTCCGTTCATACATCACAACATCATATGCTCAACGCACATTCTACTGCTTCTGCATCAGGTTCAAAACAGGACGGCAATAATGATACAGCGGGAACACAtcgttttttaaaaaatatggagAGTAGAAATGTGAGAATGCAAAACCACGAAACCTGTAAAGACAGTGCTATAGAAAAGAAGAAACCTCATATTAAAAAACCATTGAACGCTTTTATGTTATATATGAAGGAAATGAGAGCGAAGGTAGTTGCGGAATGTACACTTAAAGAATCCGCTGCAATTAACCAAATACTGGGTAGACGTTGGCATGAACTGTCTCGAGAAGAACAAAGCAAATATTACGAAAAAGCTCGCCAAGAACGACAACTGCACATGGAGCTATACCCAGGTTGGAGTGCTCGAGATAACTATGGATAcgtttcaaaaaagaaaaagcgGAAAAAAGACAGATCTCCTGCAGATTCTGGAGGAAATAATATGAAAAAGTGTAGAGCCCGGTTTGGCCTCGATCAACAAAATCAGTGGTGTAAACCATGCAAACGCAAAAAGAAATGTATTCGCTATATGGAATCTATTGGAATCGGTTGCGACAGTGTAAAAGAGGAACACCTGAACGATTTAGACGACACAGATGGCCAACGCAGCGATGACGACGACGTCGATCACGAAAACATTGGTAGTTGTGATAGCGGTGATGATAATAAGGTATATGACGATGACAATGAGTCGTTAAGTCACAGTCTTTCAAGTCCAAGCGGGTTTTCAAACTTCCAGAGTCCTCCAACTAGTTTAGCTAGTCCTGCCATTGTCCATCATGTCAACGATTCAATAAACACTGGGTTTAACGACCATAACCACAATCACCctgatttaaatattttgcagTCTCAAAGTGTGCAAATACAGCACCAACATAAATTACAGCAACATTTTCAGCCGTCCATTTCTATGTCTTCTCTATGCCCAACACCACACCTTGCCTATGAAACGGGGGGTCTTGTTGGAAACAACCCAAATTCAATATCAAATATTGTTTCAACAATTAATGCGTCACCGACGCCTTCGTCGACAACTGTGTCTGCCTATGGTTCAAAGTGTTTACCTTCTGCATCAACATCCTCCTCTTTACCTGCATCATTGTCTGATCGAATGATGCGTTCTCTTCTAAGTAGTAGTCCTGCCATGCTGCTTGGAAATCGTTTAAGTCATTTGGCTATGGGACTAGCCatgaataataataacaatattaTTGGAAATGGTATTCATGGAACCAACAGTAGTATCAGTACTGACAAACTATTCAATTCGTTGGATACTAGTTGTGCCAAGAAAGAAGAGTTAAATACAGCGCCTGCGACGGAATTTAAAACTATATATAATCGGTCTTCAAGTGCGGCAAATATGAATCAACTGGAAGACACTGAAAAAGTATTAAGCTCATCTGTAACTGATACAATCTCATCCCAAAAATCTCTTTCCACGTCAAAATCATGCTCCCTACCTGCCATATCCTTGACTGAATCCACCAATCCtatgaatattaaaattaacTCTAATAGCAATATACCTTTTCAAAGAAGCCCTATAGGAGCCAATCCAAGGGACATAAACAATCCACTTAGTATAAACCAGTTGACAAAAAGACCGCACGATGAGAATAGTACAACAAATAGTGACGATATTAATAGTTGTGCTTCTAATATGAGGGATTCAAAAGTAGTATCTGGTGATATGAGCTTTATACGTTCGCATCATGCACAACAGATGCATACAGCAATACCTCTACCACCCCCAACACAAAGTGCCATATATAACAATTCTCAACACTTTCAGCAGAAGTTCATTCGACATTCAGTAACACCCATACCGGCTACAACAACGTCTTCTTCCCCAGTTGTCAcacaaacatcagaaaaaagtaACAGTATTAAAAGTGGTGGTAGCCAGAAATTGTCAACAGATACATCGAACGAAAGCGGTGCCATAAACGTAACATAA